In Besnoitia besnoiti strain Bb-Ger1 chromosome IX, whole genome shotgun sequence, a single genomic region encodes these proteins:
- a CDS encoding putative WD repeat-containing protein 92 (encoded by transcript BESB_013310) has translation MDTKDAPQLIEHICHSVAYTPFVTRWIPQTAKLVILGETPRGAGTLSVCSLEEDSLATVSKNEDQASSFKSATMYKSRSGATCLAAGHLDGSMTLWDLENLREPITKIKAHKASVNTIDVCGPLSRKTGGGASRALLATGSADGCASVWDTRDSTGEVLSIEPAAGEDAADCWAVAFGNAESSEDASALAAGYDNGDVKLFDMRAARLQWDTNLDYGVCHLQFDRKDIAMNKLAVSCLEGHLFMADMRTFHPEVGFARASKKISESTIWGTHFLPQNRELFATCTGNGQLAVHKYSYPKQRAVADTESGLERGVVGTWELLNDKEASTQPLVSFDWHPNKLGLCVFASLDQTVRVYVATKLHLY, from the exons ATGGACACGAAAGACGCGCCTCAGCTCATCGAGCACATCTGCCACTCTGTGGCATACACGCCTTTCGTGACTCGCTGGATACCGCAAACGGCGAAGCTCGTTATTCTGGGAGAGACTCCGAGGGGGGCAGGGACGCTTTCTGTTTGCTCtttggaagaagacagcCTCGCCACAGTTTCAAAGAATGAAGACCAAGCGAGCAGCTTTAAAAGTGCGACGATGTACAAGAGCCGATCAGGAGCGACTTGCCTCGCTGCGG GCCACCTTGACGGCTCGATGACGCTCTGGGATCTCGAGAACCTTCGAGAGCCTATAACAAAAATAAAGGCGCACAAGGCGTCGGTGAACACCATCGATGTGTGCGGCCCTCTGTCGAGAAAAACAGGAGGAGGGGCAAGCAGGGCTTTGCTAGCGACGGGAAGCGCAGACGGATGCGCCAGTGTATGGGACACTCGAGACAGCACAGGCGAG GTGCTCTCCATCGaacccgcggcgggcgaagaTGCGGCAGACTGCTGGGCGGTTGCCTTCGGGAACGCGGAGAGTTCCGAGGACGCGTCTGCCCTGGCAGCGGGCTACGACAACGGCGACGTGAAGCTCTTTGACATGCGTGCTGCAAGGCTGCAGTGGGACACCAACCTCGATTACGGCGTCTGCCACCTCCAGTTCGACCGGAAGGACATCGCGATGAACAAGCTCGCAGTCTCTTGCCTCGAGGGCCACCTGTTCATGGCAGACATGCGGACTTTCCATCCGGAAGTTGGGTTTGCGCGAGCCTCGAAAAAGATCTCCGAAA GTACCATTTGGGGAACTCATTTCCTCCCTCAAAATCGAGAACTCTTTGCTACTTGCACAGGAAATGGCCAG TTGGCAGTTCACAAATACTCGTATCCTAAGCAGCGGGCGGTggcagacacagagagcgGCCTGGAGCGCGGCGTTGTTGGTACGTGGGAGCTGCTGAACGACAAGGAAGCCAGCACGCAGCCGCTCGTTTCCTTCGACTGGCATCCGAACAAGCTGGGGCTCTGCGTCTTTGCCTCCCTCGACCAAACTGTTCGCGTGTACGTTGCCACGAAGCTACACCTCTACTGA
- a CDS encoding hypothetical protein (encoded by transcript BESB_013330) — protein sequence MVRQKSRWVIGSVVWDDQSDRPLRRVALTPSNLQDALRVAVKECWGALGAAYLAASLRVAHVGQGDSHSPLFVLQVERAYCQELLAVLKAISQLGDQYCQISVLHVSGTLRSGRREVEEQIKNLYLAKLAQLQAGASPVP from the exons ATGGTGCGGCAGAAGAGTCGCTGGGTAATCGGCTCAGTAGTATGGGACGACCAAAGCGacaggccgctgcgcagggTCGCTCTCACGCCCTCCAACCTGCAAGAT GCTCTCCGCGTGGCGGTCAAGGAATGCTGGGGCGCTCTAGGCGCGGCGTATCTCGCGGCCTCGTTGCGCGTCGCCCACGTCGGGCAGGGAGACAGCCATTCTCCTCTGTTCGTCCTTCAAGTTGAACGG GCATACTGTCAAGAGCTGCTGGCGGTGTTGAAGGCGATCAGCCAGCTGGGCGACCAGTATTGCCAGATTTCGGTGCTTCACGTGAGCGGGACTCTGCggagcgggcgccgcgaagtCGAAGAGCAAATCAAAAACCTCTACCTGGCcaagctcgcgcagctgcaggccggTGCCTCACCCGTGCCCTGA
- a CDS encoding hypothetical protein (encoded by transcript BESB_013320) encodes MLTESSPRPRGFPHRAAEVEAKDVTSRYPTAASSATEPGLAGADYFQKGSMIAAEQTVLGDTPESSSAADKENARPQQAPRAPLPLLQRSATSALSRPPRPRCPSSANCLSASASLKLSSAKQAPQIPTDLRSWAELTPLCTQKTSSFARALKSEPPSSSGEGGCVCRRMYRIVIQKISSCVSVPLSEQVPLSTSANARSEATSPPGRAPSWRTGEDWETDVNILSSLQSVARFHPSWLFQPRRSPQATESTAEGHQSGASLCAAFIADRAQSLRSSVARHALRTAAALFRAWSGKQRDPLPAESEEKKPFACRCECPCCGDREGGACPCCTKQTGEGRGDAATTRGAEGSEDEVLAVSSRLLPVLLNKAGAAEKRFLVMEAEDALTILAACLASSRSSTLLASTLDGLEGCVRNLRTSAPAGRFLQTLTANLLDEAAEASLSAGVQARHATGQATHVLESPRKRAIDEGGAAPRINFEPLALPGQALPLLLAFGRAQHAGARKAARAAVENCARVAFSVSFPNRGSAGVSGPDAAWRVRHLFACLRRFVEAAEEEEDRNKRARFDPAQAGEVPATPELPAPVQDSENLCLLRECIAAAVAADRGSERERRPAVEGPRVVPLHKRLELIKRQKTSAEAPNDVSVSRKSPLIEEGTPESLRDGRSPDASAVAPSEASAAKELPREAEAAGAASAASEKKGSERRANNWRS; translated from the exons ATGTTAACCGAATCGTCGCCGCGTCCGAGGGGTTTCCCACACCGCGCGGCAGAAGTCGAGGCGAAAGACGTGACTTCTCGTTATCCAACGGCGGCCAGCAGTGCGACCGAGCCAGGGCTTGCTGGCGCCGATTATTTCCAGAAGGGCAGCATGATCGCAGCAGAACAGACAGTATTAGGAGACACTCCTGAAAGTTCATCCGCAGCGGACAAAGAAAATGCCAGGCctcagcaggcgccgcgtgcacCTCTCCCCCTCTTACAGCGTTCAGCCAcctccgctctctcgagGCCGCCCCGTCCTCGATGTCCCTCCTCTGCAAactgcctctctgcctcagcGTCTTTGAAACTCTCCTCAGCCAAGCAAGCGCCTCAAATTCCGACAGACCTGCGTTCTTGGGCGGAGCTCACTCCTCTGTGTACTCAGAAAACTTCCTCGTTCGCTCGCGCCTTGAAGAGCGAACCCCCAAGCTCCAGCGGCGAGGGAGGttgcgtctgcaggcgcatgTATCGCATCGTCATTCAGAAAATTTCCAGCTGCGTGTCTGTTCCACTCAGCGAACAGGTGCCGCTCTCGACTTCAGCGAATGCGCGGAGCGAAGCGACTTCTCCTCCCGGCAGGGCGCCAAGCTGGCGAACGGGCGAAGACTGGGAGACAGATGTGAACATTTTGAGCTCTCTCCAGTCAGTTGCGAGGTTCCATCCCTCCTGGCTCTTTCAGccccgccgctctcctcagGCCACAGAATCGACGGCGGAAGGGCATCAgtccggcgcgtcgctctgtgCGGCCTTCATTGCGGATCGCGCCCAAAGCCTGCGCAGCTCCGTGGCGCGGCATGCGCTGCGgactgccgcggctctcttcaGAGCTTGGTCTGGGAAGCAGAGGGACCCTCTTCcggcagaaagcgaagaaaagaagccCTTCGCTTGCCGGTGCGAGTGCCCCTGTTGCGGTgaccgcgagggcggcgcgtgccCGTGCTGCACAAAACAGacaggggaggggaggggcgacgcggcgaccacCCGCGGAGCAGAGGGCAGTGAGGACGAGGTGTTGGCGGTCTCCTCACGGCTTCTTCCGGTTCTCCTGAACAAagcaggcgcggcagaaAAGAGGTTCCTCGTgatggaggcggaggacgccttGACAATTCTCGCTGCGTGCCTGG CGTCCTCCCGGTCTTCgactctcctcgcctcgacgCTCGACGGCCTGGAGGGCTGCGTGCGGAACTTGAGGACGTCTGCCCCTGCGGGGCGGTTCCTTCAAACCCTGACCGCGAACCTTCTGGATGAAGCCGCtgaggcctctctctctgcgggcgTGCAGGCCCGCCACGCTACTGGTCAAGCCACGCATGTCCTCGAGTCCCCGCGAAAGAGGGCAatcgacgagggcggcgcagcgcctcgcatCAATTTCGAGCCTCTCGCTCTGCCTGGACAAGCCctgccgcttctcctcgccttcggccgcgcgcagcacgccggcgcgaggaaggcggcgcgcgcagccgtgGAGAACTGCGCACGAGTCGCGTTCTCTGTGTCCTTTCCGAACCGCGGGAGCGCAGGGGTCAGCGGACCAGACGCGGCGTGGAGGGTGCGCCATCTTTTCGCGTGCCTGCGACGCTTtgtcgaggccgcggaagaagaggaggacagAAACAAGAGAGCGAGGTTCGACCccgcgcaggcaggcgaagTGCCGGCGACACCTGAGCTCCCGGCGCCTGTGCAGGACTCAGAAAatctctgtcttctgcgtgaGTGCATTGCGGCAGCGGTCGCAGCAGACCGAgggagcgagcgagagcgcagGCCGGCCGTCGAGGGCCCTCGAGTGGTGCCGCTCCACAAGAGGCTCGAACTGATCAAGAGACAGAAAAcatccgcggaggcgccgaacGACGTTTCGGTGAGTAGAAAGTCGCCGTTGATCGAAGAGGGAACGCCTGAGAGTCTGCGGGATGGGAGGTCgccagacgcgagcgccgtcgcgccctctgaggcgtctgcggcgaaggagctgcctcgcgaggcggaggcggcaggcgcagcgtctgcggccagcgagaaaaagggcagcgagcgccgagcCAACAACTGGAGAAgctga